In Mytilus galloprovincialis chromosome 1, xbMytGall1.hap1.1, whole genome shotgun sequence, the following are encoded in one genomic region:
- the LOC143058124 gene encoding uncharacterized protein LOC143058124: MAESSDTSNGRLNLYPNISDLSVTANADYVPVVEAELANNDKYTPPYSFKSETGGTWNSQSTSFSTQDAFEYTNDTSSSNNSTKDDNKMENTKNQERRRNNRLQSGAGSDKYHNAHRFPGGHNKANAERPKPKPCDKPCDNINSGSTGNSSSDYKSRDHGAGGQSSEHARQGRDRIQKETENYLFFWRKESPFSQWHPAKFTIDGLTFNCAEQYMMYNKAKFSKNEAKLDEVILSLDDPGDMKSYGRSIRDLDYEAWEEKREEIVKKGNMAKFSQNEKLKEELVNTYPKLLVEASPHDPVWGIGLAADDPKIFDVNNWRGFNLLGKIITEVRDELLKDFLKPSI; encoded by the exons ATGGCAGAATCTTCAGACACTTCCAATGGACGGTTAAACTTGTATCCTAATATTTCTGATTTGTCTGTTACCGCAAATGCAGACTATGTACCAGTAGTAGAAGCGGAGCTAGCCAACAACGATAAATATACACCTCCGTACAGTTTTAAAAGTGAGACAGGCGGGACATGGAATTCGCAATCCACATCTTTTTCTACCCAAGACGCATTCGAATACACAAATGATACGTCTTCGTCAAATAATTCTACTAAAGACGACAATAAAATGGAGAACACAAAAAACCAAGAAAGACGACGCAACAACAGACTCCAGAGTGGAGCAGGAAGCGATAAATACCATAATGCTCATAGGTTCCCTGGTGGACATAACAAAGCAAATGCAGAAAGACCAAAACCTAAACCATGTGACAAACCATGTGACAACATAAACAGTGGATCTACTGGTAACAGTTCATCAGATTACAAATCTCGAGACCATGGAGCTGGAGGACAATCGAGCGAACATGCTCGACAAGGGAGAGACAGAATACAAAAAGAGACTGAGAATTATTTATTCTTCTGGCGAAAAGAATCACCATTCAGTCAGTGGCATCCAGCTAAGTTTACTATTGATGGTCTCACTTTCAATTGTGCTGAACAGTATATGATGTATAATAAAGCAA AATTTTCTAAAAATGAAGCAAAACTAGATGAAGTTATATTGTCACTGGACGATCCTGGTGATATGAAGAGCTATGGAAGAAGCATCCGTGATCTTGATTACGAAGCATGGGAGGAAAAACGTGAAGAGATAGTAAAGAAAGGCAATATGGCAAAA ttttcccaaaatgaaaaattgaaagagGAACTGGTAAACACGTATCCAAAGCTTTTAGTAGAAGCAAGTCCACATGATCCGGTTTGGGGAATAGGTTTGGCAGCAGACGACCCTAAAATATTCGATGTGAACAACTGGAGAGGATTCAATCTATTAGGGAAAATTATAACAGAAGTCAGAGATGAACTCTTAAAGGATTTTCTGAAGCCATCAATATAG
- the LOC143058113 gene encoding uncharacterized protein LOC143058113, which translates to MGTKRQRDSNEDDVIKESQRTESKQQRKMDHYLTKKDSTQINREKSQVHSGEETDKSMEKYSKNDLSTPDVKDSDKRGKEKSENERNSKYKNPIDTESTEIPSKRMKIDECSTVKDKNLMTNYVEYGPKEKDLTNEENRKTSTNDFSVGHKELSKKLKKHKKEKKSKHSHKDKHSHKDKHKDKHSHKDKHSHKHSSESDKRSKNSDSKERNSHRVGIEHENESNQQRLDKEKKSKHKDSTESEDNSSYPRRDSEKKSKHSHKDSTESEDNSPYPRRDSEKKFKHSHKDSTESEDNSLYPRRDSEKKARESHNDSIPETNATYTQRDPDIHSERSHRSFYSSDSETSPSKESHSYKDIPERTSNRSDKKTEKGYNFTNRDRKESGGTPKKFYPRRDSEKKFKHSHKDSTESEDNSLYPRRDSEKKARESHNDSIPETNATYTQRDPDIHSERSHRSFYSSDSETSPSKESHSYKDIPERTSNRSDKKTEKGYDFTNRDRKESGGTPKKFSHSSKNDYYASSSKRYDDSSTHSRRSYSGAEGSSKDKTYRKEDKLTMQSRKRHSEHLDTSPSIDKDYPSEKKARHSLEFESTPKTTELHEKKEKSISPKKSELHVKKEKSISPKKSEQHVKKEKSKSPKKSEQHVKKEKLKSPKKSERKLFEETFESSNTDLKERHTKNIGILIESMKGENRIKDSAERIRYLVGTGTLITTRYDFVYFFGMVSPFSQFHSANFKVQNIIYRCAEQYMMHQKAVLFGDNEIAKQIMEETKPLKMKRLGRKVRNFDAEKWGNKCIEVVTNGNMAKFSQNYLLEKSLFDTHPKIMAEASPRDCLWGIGLGASNEKAWNVRSWRGRNLLGYTLMDVRETLMRQKGLIK; encoded by the exons ATGGGAACGAAGAGGCAAAGAG aCTCGAATGAAGATGATGTCATTAAAGAAAGTCAGAGAACAGAAAGCAAACAACAAAGAAAAATGGATCATTATTTGACAAAGAAAGACAGTACTCAAATAAATCGAGAAAAATCTCAAGTTCACAGTGGAGAAGAAACAGACAAATCAATGGAGAAATATTCAAAGAATGATTTATCAACCCCTGATGTGAAAGACTCAGACAAGAGGGGAAAAGAGaaaagtgaaaatgaaagaaattcCAAATACAAAAATCCAATTGATACAGAGAGTACAGAAATACCTTCAAAGCGAATGAAAATAGACGAATGCAGCACTGTCAAAGACAAAAACCTAATGACGAATTATGTAGAATATGGACCAAAGGAAAAAGATCTAACAAATGAAGAGAATAGAAAGACTTCAACAAATGATTTCTCTGTAGGTCATAAAGAATTATCAAAGAAActcaagaaacataaaaaggaaaaaaagtcaAAACATTCACATAAGGATAAACATTCACATAAAGATAAACATAAAGATAAACATTCACATAAAGATAAACATTCACACAAACACTCAAGTGAATCTGACAAGAGGTCAAAGAACTCGGACAGTAAGGAAAGAAATTCCCACAGAGTTggcattgaacatgaaaatgagtCAAATCAACAACGACTTGATAAGGAAAAGAAGTCAAAACACAAGGACAGTACTGAATCAGAAGATAATTCATCATATCCGCGTAGAGACTCAGAAAAGAAGTCCAAACATTCACACAAGGATAGTACTGAATCAGAAGATAATTCACCATATCCCCGTAGAGACTCAGAAAAGAAGTTCAAACATTCACACAAGGACAGCACTGAATCAGAAGATAATTCACTATATCCCCGTAGAGACTCAGAAAAGAAGGCTAGAGAATCACACAATGACAGTATACCTGAAACAAATGCAACTTATACACAAAGAGACCCCGATATACACTCAGAGCGTTCCCACAGAAGTTTTTATAGTAGTGATTCAGAAACTTCGCCATCAAAAGAAAGTCATTCATATAAAGATATACCCGAGAGAACGAGCAACCGTTCAGATAAGAAAACGGAGAAAggatacaattttacaaatagaGATAGAAAGGAAAGTGGAGGGACACCCAAAAAATTTTATCCCCGTAGAGACTCAGAAAAGAAGTTCAAACATTCACACAAGGACAGCACTGAATCAGAAGATAATTCACTATATCCCCGTAGAGACTCAGAAAAGAAGGCTAGAGAATCACACAATGACAGTATACCTGAAACAAATGCAACTTATACACAAAGAGACCCCGATATACACTCAGAGCGTTCCCACAGAAGTTTTTATAGTAGTGATTCAGAAACTTCGCCATCAAAAGAAAGTCATTCATATAAAGATATACCCGAGAGAACGAGCAACCGTTCAGATAAGAAAACGGAGAAAGGATACGATTTTACAAATAGAGATAGAAAGGAAAGTGGAGGGACACCCAAAAAATTCAGTCATTCCTCTAAAAATGATTATTATGCATCAAGTAGTAAACGTTATGATGATAGTAGTACACACTCACGTAGAAGTTACAGCGGAGCAGAAGGTTCCAGTAAAGACAAAACATACAGAAAAGAAGACAAGTTGACTATGCAGTCACGGAAGCGTCACAGTGAACACCTTGATACAAGTCCATCTATTGATAAAGATTATCCCAGTGAGAAAAAGGCACGGCATTCGCTTGAATTCGAAAGCACGCCAAAAACCACAGAACTAcatgagaaaaaagaaaaatcaatatCTCCTAAGAAATCCGAACTAcatgtgaaaaaagaaaaatcaatatCTCCTAAGAAATCCGAACAAcatgtgaaaaaagaaaaatcaaaatctcCTAAGAAATCCGAACAAcatgtgaaaaaagaaaaattaaaatctcCTAAGAAATCCGAAAGGAAGTTGTTCGAAGAAACATTTGAGTCCAGCAATACTGATTTAAAAGAGAGACACACAAAGAACATTGGTATACTTATAGAAAGTATGAAGGGAGAAAATAGAATCAAGGATTCGGCAGAAAGAATACGGTATTTAGTGGGTACTGGTACACTTATAACAACCAGATATGATTTCGTCTATTTCTTTGGTATGGTGTCACCATTCAGTCAGTTCCATTCTGCAAACTTCAAAGTCCAGAATATCATATATAGATGTGCTGAACAGTATATGATGCACCAGAAAGCAG tgctGTTTGGTGACAACGAAATAGCAAAGCAGATCATGGAAGAAACGAAACCTTTGAAAATGAAACGTCTTGGCAGAAAAGTGAGAAATTTTGATGCAGAAAAATggggaaataaatgtatagagGTGGTAACAAATGGAAATATGGCAAAA ttcTCTCAGAATTATCTTCTGGAAAAAAGCCTTTTTGATACACATCCCAAAATAATGGCGGAAGCTAGTCCACGTGATTGTTTGTGGGGTATAGGACTTGGTGCTAGTAATGAAAAGGCTTGGAATGTCAGGTCATGGAGAGGAAGGAACCTTCTAGGCTATACTCTAATGGATGTAAGGGAAACGCTAATGAGGCAAAAAGGACTTATTAAATAA